The Vibrio crassostreae genomic interval TTGAAAGCAGCTTTAAGATCTTTGAAAAGAAAGAAGATATTCGATTAAAGTGTAAGTATTGCGAAAAGGTATTCTCTCGCGAGATCGTGACAGAAAGATAACGCCATACGGCAACGCTGACCGAATGTAAAAACTATCAAATACCTCGCCTATGCGGGGTATTTTGCTCTTTACCTATCCAAAGTTTGAAGGCACACTGAAAATTGATTTTTATCTAATAACTGATGGAATAAACCAATGACTAAAGTACTTCACACAGAATCTGCTCCAGCTGCAATCGGCCCATACGTACAAGGTGTTGACCTTGGTAACATGGTACTGACTTCTGGTCAAATCCCAGTAAACCCAGCAACTGGTGAAGTATCTGCTGATATCGCAGTGCAAGCTCGCCAATCTCTAGACAACGTTCAAGCGGTTGTTGAAGCTTCAGGCCTGACTGTAAAAGACATCGTAAAACTAACGGTATTCGTAAAAGACCTAAACGACTTCGGCACAGTAAACGAAGTTTACGGCAAATTCTTTGATGAGCACGGCGTTGCGAACTACCCTGCACGTTCATGTGTTGAAGTAGCACGTCTGCCAAAAGATGTAGGTATTGAGATCGAAGCTATTGCGGTTCGCAAATAGGTTTTAATATCTAGAATAAACGGTTTCTAGTAAACGAATAAGGCATAATGCTGAGCGTTTATCAGATACAAAAAAGGTTGCCCAATTGGCAACCTTTTTTATTGTTCATCGTTTCGCTTAGATGATTACTTCTTATTAAGCTCAACCACTTCTTTGTCTAACTCTTCAAGCTTAGCAGCCATCTGCTCACGAGCTAGGTTAGCCAGTTGACGAACATTAGACTTATCGTAATCTTCAGTGCTGATTGGTGGCAGCATCTCAACAATCACATGGCCGTTGTTCCAACGGTTTAGCTTCACGCCACCTGTTGAGCTACACACGATAGGGATAATCGGTAAGCCAGCACCAATCGCCGCATGGAATGCACCCGTTTTGAATGGCAGCAGACCACGGCCACGAGAACGAGTCCCTTCAGGGAACATCCATACTGAAACGTCGCTCTCTTTTAGGCTGGTCACTACCTGATCAATGGTACCCACCGCTTTGCTGCGGTTAGCACGGTCAATTAGGATGTTACCCGTCAACCAGTAAAGCTGACCAAATAGAGGCATCCACACTAGGCTTTTCTTACCAACCGTCACCACTTTTGGCGTTACCGCTGATGAAATCGTGAATAGATCCCAGCTGTTTTGGTGGTTCGCCACATAAACATGTTGGCCGCGAGAGTAGGCATCTTCTGGGATGCGAAGCTCTAACTTCATACCGAAGATCTTCGACATGCGACCGAAATAGCGGCCAAAGGTAAATACGTGTTTTGGGTTGCGCGGGCTTAGTAAACAGTAACCACACCCAAATACAAACATAAGAATCGCAAATATCGCCACTGCGAAAATACGTAATATTGCTATCATTTTGTTCCTCACCGACCGCCAAGTTGATTCATCTATTCGCGCAAAAATGAGCAATAGGTTTACTTGCGGTAAATACAACTATAAAAAAGCCGAAACCAAGGTTCCGACTTTTATGTTTTCATCTTACTGATTCATGAATCCACTAACCTAGGTTAGTTCGACTCACTAAATCGTGTAATGTTTGCGCCTAAGGCTGACAGTTTATCTTCAATCTTATCGTAGCCACGATCGATGTGATAAATACGGTCAACGATGGTTTCGCCTTGAGCAATACAGCCAGCAATCACAAGGCTCGCAGATGCGCGAAGGTCCGTAGCCATTACTTGAGCGCCGCTCAGTTTTTCCGTCTCACCACAGATAGCCGTGTTGCCTTCGATTTCCGCTTTTGCGCCCATTCGCTGTAACTCAGGAATGTGCATAAAGCGGTTTTCAAAGATAGTCTCAGTGATAACACCACTGCCCTTCGCCATCATGTTAAGCAGAGTAAACTGTGCTTGCATATCGGTTGGGAAGCCAGGGTGAGGTGCCGTTACGATTTTCACCGCTTTCAGTTCACGACCCGTCATATCAAGGCTGATCCAGTCTTCACCCGTTTCAACCTTCGCACCCGCTTCTTCAAGCTTCGCTAAGGCAGCTTCAAGAAGATGAGCGTTGGTGTTGCGACAAACCACTTTACCGCCAGAAACAGCAGCAGCAACCAGGAAAGTGCCCGTTTCAATACGGTCAGCAACCACAGAGTGTTGGCCACCACCAAGACGCTCAACGCCTTCGATAGTAATCGTATCTGTACCTGCGCCAGAAATTTTAGCACCTAGTTTGTTTAGGAAGTCAGCCGTATCAACAATCTCAGGCTCACGCGCTGAGTTATCGAGTACTGTTGTACCTTCCGCTAGTGTTGCTGCACACATGATAGTAATCGTAGCGCCAACGCTTACTTTATCCATCACGATGTGCGCGCCTTTCAAACGGCCATCAACACTTGCTTTCACATAACCATCTTCCAACTTAATGGTCGCACCTAGTTGCTCTAGGCCATGGATATGCAAATCAACAGGGCGAGCACCAATTGCACAACCACCAGGAAGTGATACTTGGCCTTCACCAAAACGAGCGACTAGAGGACCTAAAGCCCAGATAGAAGCACGCATTGTTTTTACTAAATCGTAAGGCGCACAAAACTCATTAATTTCACTGCCATCAACATGAACACTACCGTTACGTGATACTTTTGCGCCGAGACGCTTTAGTAGCTCCATCGTAGTATCGATGTCACGTAGGTGAGGAACATTACTCACTTCAACTGGCTCTTCAGCAAGAATTGAAGCAAATAAGATAGGTAGCGCTGCATTTTTTGCGCCTGAGATCGTCACTTCACCGCTTAGCGGCTTGTCCGATCCAATAACTCGAAACTTTTCCATCATAAACCTTAAAGTGACATCAGTTTCTTATCACGTTCCCACTCTTCTGGCGTGAAAGCCTTAATAGAAAGAGCATGGATGTCATTGCGTTGAATGTATTCCATTAGTGGGCCGTAGATTAGTTGCTGCTTCTTAACTCGATTCATGCCGTCAAAACATGGATCAACCGCAACAACTTCGTAATGACTGCCTTCACCCTTCACGAAAATTTCCTGAAGGTTCAGTGCCTCTGCTAATAATTCTTGTACTTTTGTGCTGTCCACAAATAGCTCCTGCCTAATTTTTTATGTGTTCTGCCATCATTGGCTGGATATTGCTCAATTGGAACAACGTTCGTAATTGTTCTGGCACGAAACTGAGCATTATATGACAGTTTTGATTTTTTGCATGCTCTAATAAGTGAATTAGCATCACCATTCCTGCTGAATCGACTCGATTTATATGGCTAAGGTCAATTTCAACGCTCGATTCCGTCGTTTGCCACTTTTCCAATATACGCCAGATTGCAGGGACACTGTCTCGGTCGATATCGCCGAGCAGCTGATATTCTTTAGAGCTTAGTGCTTGCCATTGAGAATGGCTCATTATTTATTACTCTCAAAACGAATCGGTTGTGCTGCTAATTTCTCTAGCTCGTCAGCAACCTGTAAGATGCCTTCTTGACGAATCTTAGTATTCCACTCCGATTGCTTGCTCGACAACAGGCTAATCCCTTCCGCAACCATATCAAATGCCTTCCACTCGCCAGATTTTTTGTCTTTACGAAGTTTAAATTCAAGCTTGATGTTAGGTCGCGGCGAATCAATGATATCTACCTTGATACTGGTAATACGGCTGTCCGCTTTGATTTTTGGTTCAGGGCCAAACTCGATGGTTTGGTCTGAATATTGAGTCAGTACTTGCGCGTAAGAAGAAACCAAGTATTTACGGAATGAGTCGATAAATACACGGACATCTTTTCTATCCGCGCCTTTCAGATTTGGCCCTAATAACTTAAGTGCCGCATATTGTGCATTCACATAAGGCATCAACTCTTCTTCCACGATCACCTTAAGGAGTTCTGGATCTTGGTGAATGTTGTCTTGTTCGCTCTTTAAGCGCTCAAATGCCACCTCAGCGACTTGCGTCATCATTTGGTAAGGCTGCGTTTTATCAATAGTCGTATCCGCAAAAGCTTGAGTAGAAATCAACAAGGCCATTACAGCGAAAAACCATGTTTTTAAGTGACTCATCGTTTTCAACATCCTCTTATTCCTCAGCTTTATTGTCATCAGAGCCGCCAACGCTATACAGCACTTGGCCAATCAAATCTTCGAGTACCAATGCCGATTTAGTATCTTCTATAGAATCCCCATCGACCAGCATCTCTTCATCGTCAAAAATGAAGCCTGGAACCAAACTGATGTACTGCTCACCGATTAAACCTGACGTTAAAATTTGAGCACTAGAGGTATCAGGAAATTGTGAGTACTTCGAATCAATAGACAATTTAACCACCGGCAGGTAGCTCTCGGTATCAAGCTCAATACTTTGAACTCGGCCAACAACCACGCCCCCCACTTTCACCGGAGAACGAACCTTTAGGCTACCAATGTTGTCAAAGGTCGCTTTGAGATTGTAAGTATGGTTCGAACCTATGCCTTTTACGTCAGCGACTTGAAAGATCATGATTAAGATTGCGCAAATTCCGGCAATAACAAAGGTGCCGACCCATAATTCTAATTTTCGAGTTTGTTGCATGATTAATTCCCAAACATCAATGCGGTAAGAACAAAATCTAGCCCTAATACCGCTAGAGAAGAGTGCACTACTGTGCGTGTGGTTGCCTGACTGATACCTTCAGAGGTCGGTACCGCATCGTAACCATTGAAAAGTGCGATCCAAGTTACGGTGATAGCGAAGACCATACACTTGATCATGCTGTTACCAATATCTCGACCTAGCTCAACAGAAGACTGCATCGCAGACCAGAAACTACCGTGGTCAATGCCTTTCCAATCAACACCCACTAACTGACCGCCCCAAATGCCTACCGCCATAAAGATCATAGCAAGCAATGGCATTGAGATAAGCCCGGCCCAAAGTCGTGGTGCAATAATGCGTTTAAGAGGGTCAACGGCCATCATCTCAAGGCTGGAGATCTGCTCTGTAGCCTTCATCAAGCCAATCTCAGCCGTTAACGCAGAACCTGCGCGACCTGCAAACAGCAGCGCTGTCACTACAGGACCGAGCTCTCGTAACAGAGAAAGAGCGACCATCTGACCAAGGTTCCCCTCTGCGCCGTAGTCGATTAACACGACATAACCTTGCAGGCTGAGTACCATGCCAATGAACAGACCCGAAACTAAAATAATAGCCAATGACTGAACGCCAACGCTATAAAGTTGTTTTACTAATAAAGGGAAGTTTTTTAGTCTCGGGATGCCAAACAACGCCCCGAATAACATCAGGCTTGCTCGACCAAATGACTCGCAAATCGCAAGTGTACGTCTACCGACACCCGCAATAGTTTTAGCTATCATATTAAAACAAATCCTTTTCTAGACTTTGCGCAGGGAATCTAAACGGCACCGGACCATCCGCTTCACCTTGTAAGAATTGCTGCACTCTCGGATCGTCGTTGTTGTACAACTCTTCAGGCGTTCCCGCAGCAATGATTTTGCTATCTGCCATGAGGTAAACCCAATCCGCAATACTCATTACTTCTGGAACATCGTGAGAAACGACAATCGAGGTTAAGCCCAACGCTTGATTGAGGTTACGAATAAGCTCAACCAAAACACCCATGGTGATTGGGTCTTGGCCAACAAACGGTTCATCGTACATGATGAGCTCTGGATCTAAGGCAATCGCACGTGCCAACGCCGCTCGTCTCGCCATACCGCCAGACAATTCACTTGGCATTAACTGTGCTGCCCCTCGTAACCCTACCGCCTCAAGCTTAAGTAATACGATGGTACGAATGAATTTTTCATTCAGTTCAGTGTGCTCTCGCAGAGGAAACGCCACATTATCAAACACATTGAGATCCGTAAAAAGCGCACCCGATTGGAATAGCATGCTCATTTTCTTACGTGCTTGATAAAGCTTTCGACGTGATAATGCAGGGATGTTGTCGCCATCAAACCAGACTTCGCCTCCATCTGGCGGCAACTGTCCGCCAATCAAACGCAACAAGGTCGTTTTACCAATCCCTGACGGCCCCATAATTGCGGTTATCTTACCTTGAGGAACCTCTAAACTTATATCATCAAAGATAACGCGATCACCGCGTGAAAAGCTGAGGTTCTTAACTTTCACAAGCTCAGTGTTCAACATATTTTTGTTGTTTCCTTGCTTTAAAAAACGCCAATTATGGCTGCAATAATAATGAGTCTACTTTAGAATTAAAAGCACTGTTCAATTAATTCATATTAAACAGGAATCTATGCAGGAATTTGAAAGCATTAGAAAATTATCTATTGAGCTCTCTTTCTTGCCAGCTAACTGGTAATTAATTTGCCGAGTGACTTCCCTTTTATCTAGCAACAGGTCAAAATTAGCGGTTAATTCTCCGTTTTTATTAATTTTTTAGGAATCATCATGCTTGAAGCGATTGCGTTTCTTATTATCGGTCTAGGTTTTTTGGTGTGGAGTGCAGATAAGCTGGTTTACGGTGCCGCAGCTCTTGCTCGCAACTTCGGTATTTCACCACTAGTTATCGGTATGACGATCTTAGCAATGGGGTCTTCGGCTCCTGAAATGATGGTTTCTGCAACTGCAGCCCTTGATGGCAAAACAGATACGGCCGTTGGTAACGTTTTAGGTTCAAACATCGCCAACATCGCGCTGATTTTAGGTATTACAGCGCTGATTAAGCCATTATCTATTAGCTCAGGCGTGATTCGTCGTGAACTCCCATTAATGATCGGTGTCACTCTACTAGCGGGCGCCCTATTGTGGGACAACCACCTAGGCTTCTATGAAGGCGTGTTGTTGTTTGTTCTTTTTGCCGCGTTTTTGTTTGCTATGTTGCAAATCAGCCGCAGCGAGAAAAAGAACGGCGATGCTTTCCTTGATGAACAAGAATCAGAGATCCCAGAAGGCGTAAGTAACCCTAAGGCTGCAATGTGGGTGGTGATTGGTCTAATCGTCCTACCTTTAGCTGCTGATATGCTGGTAGATAACGCTGTGATCATCGCGAAATATTTTGGCATGAGCGATCTTGTCATAGGTCTAACTATCATTGCCGTAGGTACTAGTCTGCCTGAGCTTGCCGCATCACTTGCTGGTGTTATGAAGGGTGAAGATGATATGGCCGTGGGTAATATCATTGGCTCAAACGTATTCAACATCCTTGCTGTTATGGGTATCCCGGGCATCCTAAACCCTTCGATCTTGAGCGAGTTCGCTATGGGTCGTGACTTCTGGGTAATGCTAGGCGTATCGCTACTGCTTGTTGTTATGGCACTAGGAAAATCTCGTAGCGTGAATCGCATTGAAGGCGGCGTGTTAATTATCACGTTTGTGGCCTACCAAAGTTACCTACTAATGAACATGTCGGCTTAATTGTTGATTTAACTTCCCGTACTTGGAGTATTTGATGTCTCAGTCATTTGATTACCGCAGCGTTGCAAAACAAGTTTTGGAAACCGAAGTTGCAGGTCTCACTCAATTAGACCAATATTTTAATGATGATTTTTGTAAAACTTGCGACCTTATCCTGAACAATAAAGGCAAAGTCGTTGTGATGGGAATGGGTAAGTCAGGCCACATTGGCAACAAAATAGCAGCGACGTTGGCAAGTACCGGGACATCGGCTTTCTTTGTGCATCCAGGAGAAGCAGCGCATGGCGACTTAGGCATGATCGAACCTGGCGATATTGTGATCGCAATATCCAACTCAGGCGAATCGGGAGAAATCCTCAGCCTATTCCCTGTATTAAAGCGTCTGAACATCAAGATCATCAGCATGACAGGTAAGCCAACATCAAACATGGCGACCTTGTCTGATATCCATTTACAAATTTCAGTACCGGAAGAAGCGTGTCCACTGGGCTTAGCACCAACAACCAGTACCACGGCGACTTTGGTTATGGGTGATGCATTAGCCGTTGCACTTTTGCAGGCTCGAGGCTTTACCGCTCAAGACTTTGCATTGTCTCATCCAGGTGGCGCTTTAGGTCGTCAACTGCTGTTAAAACTAGACGACATCATGCACACAGGTGATGCACTCCCTGTTGTTGCACCAGATGCGCTAGTACGAGATGCTCTGTTAGAGATATCTCAAAAAGGCTTGGGCATGACAGCCATCGTTGGTGAAGATGGCCAAATGGCCGGTATTTTTACCGATGGTGATTTACGCCGAATCCTAGACAAGCGCGTTGATATTCATAACACGCAGATCGGCGACGTAATGACACTTAACCCAACGGTAGCAGAACCAAACATGCTCGCAGTAGAGGGATTAAACTTGATGCAAGCTAAAAGCATCAATGGCCTGATGTTGTGCCATGAAGGTAAGCTGGTTGGAGCCTTAAACATGCATGACTTACTGAAAGCAGGAGTAATGTAATGACACAGACAGTCGAAACCTTATACGGCACAGTAGATGCTGATGTATTCGCAGTAGCAAAAGAGATCAAACTACTAATTTGCGATGTCGATGGTGTATTCTCTGATGGTCGCATCTACATGGGCAACAACGGTGAAGAGCTGAAGACCTTTCACACTCGTGACGGTTACGGCATTAAATCACTGATGAACGCGGGTATTGAAATCGCGATCATCACTGGTCGTAAATCTCAAATTGTTGAGAATCGAATGACTGCTCTAGGCATCAAGCTGATTTATCAAGGCCAAGACGATAAAGTTAAGGCATACCAGGATATTTGCGATAAGCTTTCTGTAAATCCTGAAAACACAGGTTACATCGGCGACGATCTGATCGACTGGCCTGTGATGGAAAAAGTTGGCTTGAAGGTCTGTGTAGCAGATGGTCACCCGCTACTTGCAAAGCGAGCAAACTACGTGACAACCATTAACGGTGGTCATGGTGCGGTACGTGAAGTTTGCGACCTTATTTTACAAGCAAGAAATGAACTCGACGTGCATAAAGGTTTAAGCATATGAGTTTTACTCGTATTATCTATTTAATACTAATATTTATTGCCTCTTGGTCGACCTATTATCTGTACGACAAAGAGCAAACATCAACGATACAAGTAGCTCCAAATTTGGAGCTGCCCGCGTTTAGTGGCAAAAGCCTAAACAACATTAGCTATGACGAAAGCGGTATTCGTAGCTATCAGGTTGAATCGACGTATTTAGAACATTACTCAGTGGTTGGCGATACGCACTTTCAAAACCCGGTTCTTTCGGTATTCCGAGAAGGACACACGATTGAATGGCAAGTCACCGCTGATCGCGCGATTATGGATGAGAATCAAGTTGTCACTTTTTATGACAACGTCGTGGCAAAGAACCTATTGCCAGAAGCCAGCTTCGATACAATGACTACAGATAAAATGGTTGTTGAGCTGCCTAGCCGAGATTTTTATTCAGAGACTCCGGTCCATATGATCGGTACATTTTTTGAAACTGAGGGACAAGCAATGAAAGGTAACTTCGGTACCAACAATGCAACCCTCTTTAATTCTGTTCAAGGTAGATATGAAACTCTTACACCTTAGTTTATTCGCTTTGACCCTTGCGGCACCAAATGTCTATGCCCTTTCTTCGGATAGCGAGCAACCTGTCTACATTGACTCAGACAGCCAGCAATTGGATATGAAAAGTAATCAAGTAACCTTTCTTGGTGATGTAAACCTTAAACAAGGCAGCATCAATATCAATGCCGATAAGGTTATTGTTACCCGCAACGCCGTAAACGGCGAGATTGAAGAAATTCAAGGCTTTGGTAAGCCAGCAACCTTCTCTCAGCTTACTGACGATGGTAAGACACTCTACGGTGAAGCTGACGACCTGCATTACCAGCTTGTTGCCGACAAACTGATCATGACCAAGAATGCGATGCTATCTCAAGATGGCAGTATCATTCGCGGCTCTAAGATCACTTACCAGATCGGTTCTCAGAAATTAGTCGCTGACAGTGGTGAAAACAAACGAGTGTCAACGGTTTTACAACCAACGGAAGTGAATAAGTAGCGATGGCTGTTCTTAAAGCAAAAAACCTAGCGAAAACCTATAGCAAGCGTAAGGTAGTAACCGATGTAAGCTTGCAGGTAGAGTCAGGCCAGATCGTTGGTCTGCTTGGGCCTAACGGTGCAGGTAAAACCACGTCTTTCTATATGATTGTTGGTTTAGTTGCGCGTGATGAGGGCACCATCAGCATTGATGACCGAGACATCAGTATCTTGCCAATGCACAGTCGCTCTCGTCTTGGTATCGGTTATCTGCCACAAGAAGCATCGATTTTCCGTAAGTTGTCAGTTGAGAACAACATCATGGCGGTATTACAAACCCGTGATGAGATGACCAATGAACAGCGTCAAGATAAATTGGAAGACCTGCTTGAAGAATTCCACATCCAACATATCCGCACCAGTAATGGTATGGCTCTGTCGGGTGGTGAGCGTCGTCGTGTTGAGATTGCTCGCGCATTGGCAGCAAACCCGCAGTTCATTCTTCTGGATGAACCGTTCGCTGGTGTTGACCCGATCTCGGTTATCGATATCAAAAAAATCATTGTTCACCTACGCGATCGTGGCTTGGGCGTTTTGATTACCGACCACAACGTTCGTGAAACACTAGACGTATGTGAAAAAGCTTACATCGTAAGCCAAGGACACCTAATCGCTGAAGGTACTCCTGAAGATGTTCTCAATAACGAACAAGTTAAACAAGTTTATCTAGGCGAACAATTCCGTCTATGATTATATAGAGAGTATCGAGAGTTCTAAGAATAATAACTAGGTAAGTCACACTGAATGAAACCCTCATTACAACTTAAGCTAGGCCAACAGTTAGCAATGACTCCTCAATTGCAGCAAGCGATTCGTTTGTTGCAATTGTCTACTTTAGATTTGCAGCAAGAGATTCAAGAAGCACTTGAATCTAACCCACTACTCGATGTCGAAGAAGGCAATGAAGATACGCCAACGTCGGAAGAAAAACCTAGCAGTGACGAAAAAGAAACAGTTGAAGCCACAGAGCAAGACTTACCTGATAGCTCAGACTTAATCGAAAAATCAGAGATTGGCAACGAACTAGAAATCGACACAACTTGGGAAGACGTCTACAGCGCAAACACCGGTAATACGGGTATTGCGATTGATGACGACATGCCTGTTTATCAAGGTGAAACCACTCAAAGCCTGCACGATTACCTGCTTTGGCAACTCGATTTAACACCATTCACTGACACCGACCGAAGCATCGCTTTTGCATTGATAGATGCCATCGACGACTATGGCTACCTCACTGTAACTTGTGAAGACATCCTTGAAAACTTCGACAATGAAGAGATCGAGCTTGATGAAATTGAAGCCGTACGTAAACGAATTCAGCAGTTTGACCCGCTAGGTGTCGGTTCAGTCAACCTGCAAGATTGCTTGTTACTGCAACTGGCAACCTTCCCTCAAGATACGCCTTGGCTCAACGAAGCTAAGTTAGTACTTACTAGCCATATCGACCAACTCGGCAATCGCGATTACAAACTGGTTATCAAAGAGACCAAGTTGAAAGAAGCAGAACTACGTGAAGTTTTGCAGCTTATTCAACAGCTGGACCCTCGCCCTGGCAGTAAGATTACTCCAGATGAAACTGAGTATGTGGTTCCGGATGTATCTGTCTTCAAAGACCTTGGCAAATGGTTAGTGACCATTAACCCTGATAGCGTGCCTAAACTGAAAGTGAATCAGCAGTACGCTGATCTGGGTAGTAAAGGCAACAGCGCCGACAACCAATACATCCGCTCAAATTTGCAAGAAGCAAAGTGGCTAATTAAAAGCCTAGAGAGTCGAAATGAGACGCTACTCAAAGTTGCGCGATGCATTGTTGAACATCAACGTGATTTCTTCGAACATGGCGAAGAAGCGATGAAGCCAATGGTTCTGAATGATGTTGCGTTAGCTGTTGATATGCACGAATCCACGATCTCTCGTGTGACGACTCAAAAATTCATGCACACACCACGTGGAATCTTCGAACTCAAATACTTTTTCTCAAGCCATGTCAGCACTGACAATGGCGGTGAATGTTCATCGACAGCAATTCGCGCACTCATTAAGAAGCTCGTCGCGGCAGAAAACACCGCGAAACCTCTAAGTGATAGCAAGATTGCTGCTTTACTGGCTGACCAAGGAATTCAGGTAGCTAGACGTACCATAGCGAAATACCGTGAGTCTCTGGGCATTGCCCCTTCGAGTCAGCGTAAACGCCTGCTATAAGCTCATTTAGTCGCTATTTACTTAGCAACTATAATCAGGCAACCAACTGAAAAGGAAAGTCTATGCAAATCAATATTCAAGGCCATCACGTTGATCTTACCGATTCAATGCAAGACTATGTTCACACCAAATTCGACAAACTTGAGCGCTTCTTTGATCATATAAATAGCGTTCAGGTTGTTTTAAAAGTTGAGAAAATCAATCAAATCGCAGAAGCTACCCTGCATATAAATCAGGGTGAAATCCATGCGACAGCAACAGATGAAAGCATGTATGCCGCGATTGATTCATTGGTTGATAAACTCGTCCGCCAACTCAACAAGCA includes:
- a CDS encoding RidA family protein, with product MTKVLHTESAPAAIGPYVQGVDLGNMVLTSGQIPVNPATGEVSADIAVQARQSLDNVQAVVEASGLTVKDIVKLTVFVKDLNDFGTVNEVYGKFFDEHGVANYPARSCVEVARLPKDVGIEIEAIAVRK
- a CDS encoding 1-acylglycerol-3-phosphate O-acyltransferase translates to MIAILRIFAVAIFAILMFVFGCGYCLLSPRNPKHVFTFGRYFGRMSKIFGMKLELRIPEDAYSRGQHVYVANHQNSWDLFTISSAVTPKVVTVGKKSLVWMPLFGQLYWLTGNILIDRANRSKAVGTIDQVVTSLKESDVSVWMFPEGTRSRGRGLLPFKTGAFHAAIGAGLPIIPIVCSSTGGVKLNRWNNGHVIVEMLPPISTEDYDKSNVRQLANLAREQMAAKLEELDKEVVELNKK
- the murA gene encoding UDP-N-acetylglucosamine 1-carboxyvinyltransferase is translated as MEKFRVIGSDKPLSGEVTISGAKNAALPILFASILAEEPVEVSNVPHLRDIDTTMELLKRLGAKVSRNGSVHVDGSEINEFCAPYDLVKTMRASIWALGPLVARFGEGQVSLPGGCAIGARPVDLHIHGLEQLGATIKLEDGYVKASVDGRLKGAHIVMDKVSVGATITIMCAATLAEGTTVLDNSAREPEIVDTADFLNKLGAKISGAGTDTITIEGVERLGGGQHSVVADRIETGTFLVAAAVSGGKVVCRNTNAHLLEAALAKLEEAGAKVETGEDWISLDMTGRELKAVKIVTAPHPGFPTDMQAQFTLLNMMAKGSGVITETIFENRFMHIPELQRMGAKAEIEGNTAICGETEKLSGAQVMATDLRASASLVIAGCIAQGETIVDRIYHIDRGYDKIEDKLSALGANITRFSESN
- the ibaG gene encoding BolA family iron metabolism protein IbaG; its protein translation is MDSTKVQELLAEALNLQEIFVKGEGSHYEVVAVDPCFDGMNRVKKQQLIYGPLMEYIQRNDIHALSIKAFTPEEWERDKKLMSL
- a CDS encoding STAS domain-containing protein, which gives rise to MSHSQWQALSSKEYQLLGDIDRDSVPAIWRILEKWQTTESSVEIDLSHINRVDSAGMVMLIHLLEHAKNQNCHIMLSFVPEQLRTLFQLSNIQPMMAEHIKN
- a CDS encoding MlaC/ttg2D family ABC transporter substrate-binding protein; protein product: MALLISTQAFADTTIDKTQPYQMMTQVAEVAFERLKSEQDNIHQDPELLKVIVEEELMPYVNAQYAALKLLGPNLKGADRKDVRVFIDSFRKYLVSSYAQVLTQYSDQTIEFGPEPKIKADSRITSIKVDIIDSPRPNIKLEFKLRKDKKSGEWKAFDMVAEGISLLSSKQSEWNTKIRQEGILQVADELEKLAAQPIRFESNK
- the mlaD gene encoding outer membrane lipid asymmetry maintenance protein MlaD, with the protein product MQQTRKLELWVGTFVIAGICAILIMIFQVADVKGIGSNHTYNLKATFDNIGSLKVRSPVKVGGVVVGRVQSIELDTESYLPVVKLSIDSKYSQFPDTSSAQILTSGLIGEQYISLVPGFIFDDEEMLVDGDSIEDTKSALVLEDLIGQVLYSVGGSDDNKAEE
- the mlaE gene encoding lipid asymmetry maintenance ABC transporter permease subunit MlaE, encoding MIAKTIAGVGRRTLAICESFGRASLMLFGALFGIPRLKNFPLLVKQLYSVGVQSLAIILVSGLFIGMVLSLQGYVVLIDYGAEGNLGQMVALSLLRELGPVVTALLFAGRAGSALTAEIGLMKATEQISSLEMMAVDPLKRIIAPRLWAGLISMPLLAMIFMAVGIWGGQLVGVDWKGIDHGSFWSAMQSSVELGRDIGNSMIKCMVFAITVTWIALFNGYDAVPTSEGISQATTRTVVHSSLAVLGLDFVLTALMFGN
- the mlaF gene encoding phospholipid ABC transporter ATP-binding protein MlaF; the encoded protein is MLNTELVKVKNLSFSRGDRVIFDDISLEVPQGKITAIMGPSGIGKTTLLRLIGGQLPPDGGEVWFDGDNIPALSRRKLYQARKKMSMLFQSGALFTDLNVFDNVAFPLREHTELNEKFIRTIVLLKLEAVGLRGAAQLMPSELSGGMARRAALARAIALDPELIMYDEPFVGQDPITMGVLVELIRNLNQALGLTSIVVSHDVPEVMSIADWVYLMADSKIIAAGTPEELYNNDDPRVQQFLQGEADGPVPFRFPAQSLEKDLF
- a CDS encoding calcium/sodium antiporter, which produces MLEAIAFLIIGLGFLVWSADKLVYGAAALARNFGISPLVIGMTILAMGSSAPEMMVSATAALDGKTDTAVGNVLGSNIANIALILGITALIKPLSISSGVIRRELPLMIGVTLLAGALLWDNHLGFYEGVLLFVLFAAFLFAMLQISRSEKKNGDAFLDEQESEIPEGVSNPKAAMWVVIGLIVLPLAADMLVDNAVIIAKYFGMSDLVIGLTIIAVGTSLPELAASLAGVMKGEDDMAVGNIIGSNVFNILAVMGIPGILNPSILSEFAMGRDFWVMLGVSLLLVVMALGKSRSVNRIEGGVLIITFVAYQSYLLMNMSA
- the kdsD gene encoding arabinose-5-phosphate isomerase KdsD gives rise to the protein MSQSFDYRSVAKQVLETEVAGLTQLDQYFNDDFCKTCDLILNNKGKVVVMGMGKSGHIGNKIAATLASTGTSAFFVHPGEAAHGDLGMIEPGDIVIAISNSGESGEILSLFPVLKRLNIKIISMTGKPTSNMATLSDIHLQISVPEEACPLGLAPTTSTTATLVMGDALAVALLQARGFTAQDFALSHPGGALGRQLLLKLDDIMHTGDALPVVAPDALVRDALLEISQKGLGMTAIVGEDGQMAGIFTDGDLRRILDKRVDIHNTQIGDVMTLNPTVAEPNMLAVEGLNLMQAKSINGLMLCHEGKLVGALNMHDLLKAGVM